In one window of Orcinus orca chromosome 17, mOrcOrc1.1, whole genome shotgun sequence DNA:
- the EEF1D gene encoding elongation factor 1-delta isoform X2 encodes MATNFLVHEKIWFDKFKYDDAERKFYEQMNGPVAGSSRQENGASVILRDIARARENIQKSLAGSSGPGAPSGPSGDHSELVIRIASLEVENQNLRGVVQDLQQAVSQLEARLSALEKSSPAHRATAPQTQHVSPMRQVEPPARKVATATEDDEDDDIDLFGSDEEEDREAARLREERLRQYAEKKAAKPALVAKSSILLDVKPWDDETDMAQLEACVRSIQLDGLTWGGSKLVPVGYGIHKLQIQCVVEDDKVGTDLLEEEITKFEEHVQSVDIAAFNKI; translated from the exons ATGGCCACAAACTTTCTAGTGCACGAGAAGATCTGGTTTGACAAGTTCAAATATGACGATGCAGAAAGGAAATTCTACGAGCAGATGAATGGGCCCGTGGCCGGCTCCTCACGCCAG GAGAACGGCGCCAGCGTGATCCTCCGTGACATCGCGAGAGCCAGAGAAAACATCCAGAAGTCCCTGGCCGGG AGCTCAGGCCCCGGGGCCCCCAGCGGGCCCAGCGGAGACCACAGTGAGCTGGTCATCCGGATTGCCAGCCTGGAAGTGGAGAACCAGAACCTGCGAGGGG TGGTGCAGGATCTGCAGCAGGCTGTCTCCCAGCTGGAGGCCCGGCTGAGCGCGCTAGAGAAGAGCTCGCCCGCCCACCGGGCCACAGCTCCGCAGACCCAG CACGTGTCTCCCATGCGCCAAGTGGAGCCCCCCGCCAGGAAGGTGGCCACCGCCACAGAGGATGACGAGGACGACGACATTGACCTGTTCGGCAGCGACGAGGAGGAGGACCGGGAGGCGGCCCGGCTGCGGGAGGAGAGGCTGCGGCAGTACGCCGAGAAGAAGGCCGCAAAGCCTGCCCTGGTGGCCAAGTCCTCCATCCTCCTGGACGTCAAGCCT tggGATGACGAGACGGACATGGCCCAGCTGGAGGCCTGCGTGCGCTCCATCCAGCTGGATGGGCTGACCTGGGGGGGCTCCAAGCTGGTGCCCGTGGGCTACGGCATCCACAAGCTACAGATCCAGTGTGTGGTGGAGGACGACAAGGTGGGCACGGACCTCCTGGAAGAGGAGATCACCAAGTTCGAGGAGCAT GTGCAGAGCGTTGACATTGCTGCTTTCAACAAGATCTGA
- the EEF1D gene encoding elongation factor 1-delta isoform X1, producing MLDEKRQVLRLGGYTRATTPRITCSCVFTASPAPHACCPGAPLRAAEQGGAGVPSAHGPRCCNCPLCLLFNAAWKMSGKASCALETVWEDKQKYGEAERRFYEHEAMRAAAQQLPAEALAVNGPGREDEAEEAGAPNGNGSSEPGKSHNGKKPLQKPRTRSPRGWLSQGDLALVGLSADHVWLDKPLFDQAESSYHQRLADAAAEAARPPALAPGALCALGSQVACHHVTWGVWVNKSSFDQAERAFVEWSQALLLAAEGSGGQGAPDTGQWAAGPDLHLIRQPSPPANGQPPLGSLQALVREVWLEKPRYDAAERVFYEALFDGHPPGKVRLQERAGQAEGARRGRRDRRGRNAVGSRRLGPRRVDGEASSALPYRYFLHKDAEAPWLSKPAYDSAECRHHAAEALRMAWRLEAPSLVHRPSARSGPSMSSLRPKKMATNFLVHEKIWFDKFKYDDAERKFYEQMNGPVAGSSRQENGASVILRDIARARENIQKSLAGSSGPGAPSGPSGDHSELVIRIASLEVENQNLRGVVQDLQQAVSQLEARLSALEKSSPAHRATAPQTQHVSPMRQVEPPARKVATATEDDEDDDIDLFGSDEEEDREAARLREERLRQYAEKKAAKPALVAKSSILLDVKPWDDETDMAQLEACVRSIQLDGLTWGGSKLVPVGYGIHKLQIQCVVEDDKVGTDLLEEEITKFEEHVQSVDIAAFNKI from the exons ATGTTGGATGAGAAAAGGCAAGTTTTGCGGTTAGGAGGATACACACGTGCAACCACACCACGCATTACGTGCTCGTGCGTGTTTACTGCTTCCCCAGCTCCCCATGCATGCTGCCCCGGGGCACCCCTCCGGGCGGCCGAgcagggaggggcgggggtgCCGTCTGCCCACGGCCCGCGGTGTTGCAACTGCCCTTTGTGCTTGCTTTTTAACGCTGCGTGGAAGATGAGCGGGAAGGCCTCCTGTGCCCTGGAGACGGTCTGGGAAGACAAGCAGAAGTACGGGGAAGCCGAGCGGCGCTTCTACGAGCACGAGGCCATGAGAGCCGCCGCCCAGCAGCTCCCGGCCGAGGCACTGGCAGTGAACGGGCCGGGCCGGGAGGATGAGGCCGAGGAGGCGGGCGCCCCCAACGGCAACGGCAGCAGCGAGCCCGGGAAGAGCCACAATGGGAAGAAGCCGTTGCAGAAGCCGAGAACGCGCTCCCCGAGGGGCTGGCTCAGCCAGGGGGACCTGGCCCTCGTGGGCCTCTCAGCCGACCACGTCTGGCTAGACAAGCCGCTGTTCGACCAGGCGGAGAGCTCGTACCACCAGAGGCTGGCAGATGCGGCCGCCGAGGCAGCCCGGCCTCCCGCCCTGGCCCCTGGGGCCCTCTGCGCCCTCGGAAGCCAGGTGGCCTGCCACCACGTGACCTGGGGCGTCTGGGTCAACAAGTCTTCCTTTGACCAGGCTGAGCGGGCGTTCGTGGAGTGGTCTCAGGCCTTGCTGCTGGCTGCGGAGGGGAGCGGCGGGCAGGGGGCTCCCGACACGGGCCAGTGGGCGGCCGGCCCTGACCTGCACCTCATCCGCCAGCCCAGCCCGCCAGCCAACGGCCAGCCCCCACTGGGCAGCCTGCAGGCGCTGGTGCGGGAGGTGTGGCTGGAGAAGCCCCGCTACGACGCGGCCGAGAGGGTCTTCTACGAGGCCCTGTTTGACGGCCACCCCCCTGGGAAGGTGCGCTTGCAGGAGCGAGCCGGTCAGGCTGAGGGCGCCCGGCGCGGCCGCAGAGACCGGCGGGGCCGCAACGCCGTGGGAAGCCGGCGGCTCGGGCCGCGGCGGGTGGACGGGGAGGCCTCCTCTGCCCTGCCCTACCGGTACTTCCTGCACAAGGATGCCGAGGCCCCCTGGCTCAGCAAGCCGGCCTACGACAGCGCAGAGTGCCGCCACCACGCCGCCGAGGCCCTGCGCATGGCCTGGCGCCTTGAAGCTCCGTCCCTGGTTCACCGACCCAGCGCCCGGTCTGGCCCTTCCATGTCCAGCCTGAGACCCAA GAAAATGGCCACAAACTTTCTAGTGCACGAGAAGATCTGGTTTGACAAGTTCAAATATGACGATGCAGAAAGGAAATTCTACGAGCAGATGAATGGGCCCGTGGCCGGCTCCTCACGCCAG GAGAACGGCGCCAGCGTGATCCTCCGTGACATCGCGAGAGCCAGAGAAAACATCCAGAAGTCCCTGGCCGGG AGCTCAGGCCCCGGGGCCCCCAGCGGGCCCAGCGGAGACCACAGTGAGCTGGTCATCCGGATTGCCAGCCTGGAAGTGGAGAACCAGAACCTGCGAGGGG TGGTGCAGGATCTGCAGCAGGCTGTCTCCCAGCTGGAGGCCCGGCTGAGCGCGCTAGAGAAGAGCTCGCCCGCCCACCGGGCCACAGCTCCGCAGACCCAG CACGTGTCTCCCATGCGCCAAGTGGAGCCCCCCGCCAGGAAGGTGGCCACCGCCACAGAGGATGACGAGGACGACGACATTGACCTGTTCGGCAGCGACGAGGAGGAGGACCGGGAGGCGGCCCGGCTGCGGGAGGAGAGGCTGCGGCAGTACGCCGAGAAGAAGGCCGCAAAGCCTGCCCTGGTGGCCAAGTCCTCCATCCTCCTGGACGTCAAGCCT tggGATGACGAGACGGACATGGCCCAGCTGGAGGCCTGCGTGCGCTCCATCCAGCTGGATGGGCTGACCTGGGGGGGCTCCAAGCTGGTGCCCGTGGGCTACGGCATCCACAAGCTACAGATCCAGTGTGTGGTGGAGGACGACAAGGTGGGCACGGACCTCCTGGAAGAGGAGATCACCAAGTTCGAGGAGCAT GTGCAGAGCGTTGACATTGCTGCTTTCAACAAGATCTGA
- the TIGD5 gene encoding tigger transposable element-derived protein 5: protein MYPAGLPAGPAPRRGRRPPPGRPAQSPRPPAPAPVAAARPPPPAPGPRPRVAVKMAFRKAYSIKDKLQAIERVKGGERQASVCRDFGVPGGTLRGWLKDEPKLRWFLEQLGGEVGTQRKKMRLANEEEIDRAVYSWFLALRQHGVPLSGPLIQAQAEAFARQIYGPECTFKASHGWFWRWQKRHGISSQRIYGEAEPPAAGPAPGLPVKQEPAQLTRTGPLPDRALNSPAPAEGGYGDEQIYNANVTGLYWKLLPEQAAPLGAGGCGRRWRGDRVTVLLAANLTGSHKLKPLVIGQLPDPPSLRHHNQDKFPASYRYSPDAWLSRPLLRGWFFEEFVPGVRRYLRRSCLQQKAVLLVAHPPCPSPAARMPTLEESEETPRRCRPEPLGPPEELQTPDGAVRVLFLSKGSSRAHIPAPLEQGVVAAFKQLYKRELLRLAVSCAGGSPLDFMRSFMLKDMLYLAGLSWDLVQAGSIERCWLLGLRAAFEPRPAEECAGQPAGQAEEAAERSRVLSDLTHLAALAYKRLAPEEVAEWLHLDDDGGLPDGCREDPGPSRPPVLVPGAPPPPASLPSVAAGGEEEEEEAAVPSAGEAVRGLETALRWLESRDPREVGPLKLVQLRSLISMARRLGGIGPSPAVPDDGV from the coding sequence ATGTACCCCGCGGGACTCCCGGCCGGCCCGGCCCCGCGCCGCGGCCGCCGCCCCCCGCCCGGGCGCCCCGCGCAGTCGCCGCGGCCCCCCGCGCCCGCCCCGGTCGCCGCCGCGCGGCCGCCGCCCCCCGCGCCCGGGCCGCGGCCCCGCGTGGCCGTGAAGATGGCCTTCCGCAAGGCCTACTCCATCAAGGACAAGCTGCAGGCCATCGAGCGCGTCAAGGGCGGCGAGCGGCAGGCCAGCGTGTGCCGCGACTTCGGCGTGCCCGGCGGCACGCTGCGCGGCTGGCTCAAGGACGAGCCCAAGCTGCGCTGGTTCCTGGAGCAGCTGGGCGGCGAGGTGGGCACGCAGCGCAAGAAGATGCGGCTAGCCAACGAGGAGGAGATCGACCGCGCCGTCTACTCGTGGTTCCTGGCGCTGCGCCAGCACGGCGTGCCGCTGTCGGGGCCGCTCATCCAAGCGCAGGCCGAGGCCTTCGCGCGCCAGATCTACGGGCCTGAGTGCACCTTCAAGGCCAGCCACGGCTGGTTCTGGCGCTGGCAGAAGCGCCACGGCATCTCCAGCCAGCGCATCTACGGCGAGGCCGAGCCCCCAGCCGCCGGCCCCGCGCCCGGCCTGCCGGTCAAGCAGGAGCCCGCGCAGCTCACCCGCACCGGCCCCCTGCCCGACCGCGCCCTGAATTCCCCTGCCCCCGCCGAGGGCGGCTACGGCGACGAGCAGATCTACAACGCCAACGTCACCGGCCTCTACTGGAAGCTGCTTCCGGAGCAGGCCGCGCCCCTGGGCGCGGGGGGCTGTGGCCGTCGCTGGCGGGGCGACCGGGTGACGGTGCTGCTGGCCGCCAACCTGACCGGCAGCCACAAGCTGAAGCCGCTGGTCATCGGGCAGTTGCCGGACCCACCCAGCCTGCGCCACCACAACCAGGACAAGTTCCCCGCCTCCTACCGCTACAGCCCCGACGCCTGGCTCAGCCGCCCGCTGCTGCGCGGCTGGTTCTTCGAGGAGTTCGTCCCGGGCGTCAGGCGCTACCTGCGCCGCAGCTGCCTGCAGCAGAAGGCTGTGCTGCTGGTCGCCCAcccgccctgccccagccctgcggCCAGGATGCCCACGCTGGAGGAGAGCGAGGAGACCCCCAGGAGGTGCCGGCCTGAGCCCCTGGGCCCTCCGGAGGAGCTGCAGACCCCCGACGGGGCGGTGCGGGTGCTGTTCCTGTCCAAGGGCAGCAGCCGGGCACACATCCCGGCCCCACTGGAGCAGGGGGTGGTGGCCGCCTTCAAGCAGCTGTACAAGCGGGAGCTGCTGCGGCTGGCCGTGTCCTGCGCCGGGGGGTCCCCGCTGGACTTCATGCGCAGCTTCATGCTCAAGGACATGCTCTACCTGGCCGGCCTCTCCTGGGACCTGGTGCAGGCAGGCAGCATCGAGCGCTGCTGGCTGCTGGGCTTGCGGGCTGCCTTCGAGCCCCGGCCGGCGGAGGAGTGCGCTGGGCAGCCAGCTGGCCAGGCCGAGGAGGCCGCGGAGCGCAGCAGGGTGCTTAGCGACCTCACGCACCTGGCAGCCCTGGCCTACAAGCGGCTGGCGCCCGAGGAGGTGGCCGAGTGGCTTCACCTGGACGATGACGGGGGGCTGCCCGACGGCTGCAGAGAGGACCCAGGCCCCAGCCGGCCTCCCGTGCTGGTCCCTGGGGCCCCTCCGCCCCCAGCCAGCCTGCCCTCTGTCGCGgcgggaggagaggaggaggaggaggaggccgcCGTGCCCTCCGCTGGGGAGGCCGTGCGGGGCCTGGAGACAGCTCTGCGATGGCTGGAGAGCCGGGACCCCCGGGAGGTAGGGCCGCTGAAGCTGGTGCAGCTTCGCTCCCTGATCAGCATGGCCCGGAGGCTGGGGGGCATCGGGCCCTCTCCTGCAGTCCCTGATGATGGGGTGTGA
- the PYCR3 gene encoding pyrroline-5-carboxylate reductase 3, with the protein MAAAVAAESGPRRVGFVGAGRMAEAIAQGLIQAGKVEAQHVLASAPTDRNLCRFRALGCQTSHSNREVLQSCSLVFFATKPHILPAVLVEVAPVVTAEHILVSVAAGVSLSTLEELLPPMARVLRVSPNLPCVVQEGAMVMARGRHAGSGEAGLLRTLLEACGQCEEVPEAQVDVHTGLSGSGVAFVCAFSEALAEGAIKMGMPSGLAHRIAAQTLLGTAKMLLQKGQHPAQLRTDVCTPGGTTIYGLHALEQGALRAAAMSAVEAATCRARELSRK; encoded by the exons GCCTCATCCAAGCAG GAAAAGTGGAAGCTCAGCACGTGCTGGCCAGCGCACCGACGGACAGGAACCTCTGCCGCTTCCGG GCCCTGGGCTGCCAGACCAGCCACTCCAACCGGGAGGTGCTGCAGAGCTGCTCGCTCGTCTTCTTTGCCACCAAGCCCCACATCCTGCCGGCTGTCCTGGTGGAGGTGGCTCCTGTGGTCACCGCTGAGCACATCTTGGTGTCTGTGGCTGCTGGGGTCTCCCTGAGCACCCTGGAGGAG CTGCTGCCCCCGATGGCGCGAGTGCTGCGGGTCTCGCCCAACCTGCCCTGCGTGGTCCAGGAGGGGGCCATGGTGATGGCACGGGGCCGCCATGCTGGCAGTGGCGAGGCCGGGCTCCTGCGGACCCTGCTGGAGGCCTGCGGGCAGTGCGAGGAGGTGCCCGAGGCCCAGGTGGACGTCCACACTGGCCTCAGCGGCAGCGGTGTGGCCTTT GTGTGTGCCTTCTCGGAGGCCTTGGCCGAAGGAGCCATCAAGATGGGCATGCCCAGTGGCCTGGCCCACCGCATTGCCGCCCAGACCCTGCTG GGCACGGCCAAGATGCTTCTGCAGAAGGGGCAGCACCCGGCTCAGCTGCGGACTGACGTGTGCACGCCCGGCGGCACCACTATCTATGGGCTCCACGCGCTGGAGCAGGGCGCGCTGCGGGCGGCGGCCATGAGCGCCGTGGAGGCTGCCACCTGCCGGGCCCGGGAACTCAGCAGGAAGTAG